A region of Lichenibacterium dinghuense DNA encodes the following proteins:
- a CDS encoding LysE family translocator, which produces MDLGTAATFALAFFLFAASPGPDNITILSKTVNDGPAHGVAYGCGVVASIGCFVVLAAVGLDAVAGAVGEHIRFVRYLGAAYLVYTGIAMWRAPVAVAPRRLRGGLLRLFGLGFLLNVSNPKMPVFYLALLPGVLGTHPLTAADTLVLLAVILAVEGLVIGGHVALALRARSALARPRRLRALNRGAGALMVGAGALVTAR; this is translated from the coding sequence ATGGACCTCGGCACCGCGGCCACCTTCGCCCTGGCCTTCTTCCTCTTCGCCGCGAGCCCCGGGCCGGACAACATCACGATCCTGTCGAAGACCGTGAACGACGGGCCCGCACACGGCGTCGCCTACGGCTGCGGCGTGGTGGCGAGCATCGGCTGCTTTGTGGTCCTGGCCGCGGTGGGGCTCGACGCCGTCGCGGGTGCGGTGGGCGAACACATCCGCTTCGTGCGCTACCTCGGCGCGGCCTACCTGGTCTACACCGGCATCGCGATGTGGCGCGCCCCCGTCGCGGTCGCGCCGCGGCGGCTGCGGGGCGGCCTCCTGCGGCTCTTCGGCCTCGGCTTCCTGCTCAACGTGTCGAACCCCAAGATGCCGGTCTTCTATCTCGCCCTGCTTCCGGGCGTGCTCGGCACCCATCCTCTCACGGCGGCCGACACGCTGGTCCTGCTCGCCGTGATCCTCGCCGTCGAGGGACTGGTGATCGGCGGCCACGTGGCCCTGGCGCTGCGGGCCAGGAGCGCGCTGGCCCGGCCCCGCCGCCTCCGGGCGCTCAACCGCGGCGCCGGCGCGCTGATGGTCGGCGCCGGCGCGCTCGTCACGGCGCGCTGA
- a CDS encoding zinc-dependent alcohol dehydrogenase — MKALCWHGKNDIRCDTVPDPKIEDARDVIIKVTSCAICGSDLHLMDGLMPTMKSGDVLGHEFMGEVVEVGQGFTKFKKGDRIVVPFNINCGECDQCRRGNWSVCERSNRNGEMAAAQFGFPTAGLFGYSHLTGGYWGGQAEYVRVPMADVAPMKVPEGMTDDDVLFLTDIFPTGYQGAEHAEIRPGDTTAIWGVGPVGYFAIQSAKVMGAERIIAIESVPERIALAKKAGATDIIDFSKEDTYERILEITKGKGADSVIDCVGMEASGGHGMAGMLDAVKEKLTSSERTTALDQAIRAVRGCGVVSVPGVYGGPVSVNMGSIVQKGLTMRSGQTHVKRYLEPLTKLIQAGKIDTTSLISHRSTDLKQGPDLYQKFKDKTDGCTKVVFNLA; from the coding sequence ATGAAGGCCCTCTGCTGGCACGGCAAGAACGACATCCGCTGCGACACCGTGCCGGACCCGAAGATCGAGGACGCGCGCGACGTCATCATCAAGGTGACGAGCTGCGCCATCTGCGGCTCGGACCTCCACCTGATGGACGGGCTGATGCCCACCATGAAGAGCGGCGACGTGCTCGGCCACGAGTTCATGGGCGAGGTGGTCGAGGTCGGCCAGGGCTTCACCAAGTTCAAGAAGGGCGACCGCATCGTCGTCCCCTTCAACATCAACTGCGGCGAATGCGACCAGTGCCGCCGCGGCAACTGGTCGGTCTGCGAGCGGTCGAACCGCAACGGCGAGATGGCGGCCGCGCAGTTCGGCTTCCCCACCGCCGGCCTGTTCGGCTATTCGCACCTCACCGGCGGCTATTGGGGCGGTCAGGCCGAATACGTGCGCGTGCCCATGGCCGACGTGGCGCCCATGAAGGTGCCCGAGGGCATGACGGACGACGATGTCCTGTTCCTCACCGACATCTTCCCCACGGGCTACCAGGGCGCCGAGCACGCCGAGATCCGGCCCGGCGACACCACCGCCATCTGGGGCGTGGGGCCCGTGGGCTATTTCGCCATCCAGTCCGCCAAGGTGATGGGCGCCGAGCGCATCATCGCCATCGAGTCCGTGCCCGAGCGCATCGCGCTCGCGAAGAAGGCCGGGGCGACCGACATCATCGATTTCTCCAAGGAGGACACCTACGAGCGCATCCTCGAGATCACCAAGGGCAAGGGCGCGGACAGCGTCATCGACTGCGTCGGCATGGAGGCCTCGGGCGGCCACGGCATGGCCGGCATGCTCGACGCCGTGAAGGAGAAGCTCACCTCCTCCGAGCGCACGACCGCGCTCGACCAGGCGATCCGCGCGGTGCGGGGCTGCGGCGTGGTGTCGGTGCCGGGCGTCTACGGCGGGCCGGTGTCGGTCAACATGGGCAGCATCGTGCAGAAGGGCCTGACGATGCGCTCCGGCCAGACGCACGTGAAGCGCTACCTGGAGCCGCTGACCAAGCTCATCCAGGCGGGCAAGATCGACACGACGAGCCTCATCAGCCACCGCTCGACGGACCTGAAGCAGGGCCCGGACCTGTACCAGAAGTTCAAGGACAAGACGGACGGCTGCACCAAGGTGGTGTTCAACCTCGCCTGA
- the leuB gene encoding 3-isopropylmalate dehydrogenase: protein MPTHKLLLLPGDGIGPEVAAEVEKVLARIEARGSARFAVERGLVGGCAIDAYGVPVSDADVARAAAADAVLLGAVGGPKWDGVPYEIRPEAGLLRLRKDLGLFANLRPAICHAALADASSLKRELVEGLDILIVRELTGGVYFGEPKQIIDLGNGQKRGIDTQVYDTYEIERIARVAFELARKRGNRVTSSEKRNVMKSGVLWNQTVTALHARDYADVGLQHELADALGMKLVQRPKQFDVIVTDNLFGDMLSDVAAMLTGSLGMLPSASLGETDLATGRRPALYEPVHGSAPDIAGRGIANPLAMIGSLAMALRYSLDMGAEADRLERAISTALERGHRTADLARPGEASISTAEMGDAVVAALDEAA from the coding sequence ATGCCGACCCATAAGCTGCTCCTCCTGCCCGGCGACGGCATCGGCCCCGAGGTGGCGGCCGAGGTCGAGAAGGTCCTGGCCCGGATCGAAGCCCGGGGCTCGGCGCGCTTCGCGGTCGAGCGGGGCCTCGTCGGCGGCTGCGCCATCGACGCATACGGCGTGCCGGTCAGCGACGCCGACGTGGCCCGCGCCGCGGCGGCCGACGCCGTGCTGCTCGGCGCGGTCGGCGGCCCGAAGTGGGACGGCGTGCCCTACGAGATCCGCCCCGAGGCCGGCCTGCTGCGCCTGCGCAAGGACCTCGGGCTCTTCGCCAACCTGCGTCCCGCCATCTGCCACGCCGCGCTGGCCGACGCCTCCTCGCTGAAGCGCGAGCTCGTCGAGGGGCTCGACATCCTGATCGTGCGCGAGCTGACCGGCGGCGTGTATTTCGGCGAGCCGAAGCAGATCATCGACCTCGGCAACGGCCAGAAGCGCGGCATCGACACCCAGGTCTACGACACCTACGAGATCGAGCGCATCGCCCGCGTGGCCTTCGAGCTGGCGCGCAAGCGCGGCAACCGCGTCACCTCGTCGGAGAAGCGCAACGTCATGAAGTCCGGCGTGCTGTGGAACCAGACCGTGACGGCGCTGCACGCCCGCGACTATGCCGACGTCGGGCTCCAGCACGAGCTCGCCGACGCGCTCGGCATGAAGCTCGTGCAGCGGCCGAAGCAGTTCGACGTCATCGTCACCGACAACCTGTTCGGCGACATGCTGTCGGACGTCGCCGCCATGCTGACGGGCTCGCTCGGCATGCTGCCCTCGGCGTCGCTGGGCGAGACGGACCTCGCGACGGGCCGGCGCCCCGCCCTCTACGAGCCGGTGCACGGCTCGGCCCCCGACATCGCGGGCCGCGGCATCGCCAACCCGCTCGCCATGATCGGCTCGCTCGCCATGGCGCTGCGCTACTCGCTCGACATGGGCGCAGAGGCCGACCGCCTGGAGCGCGCCATCTCGACGGCGCTGGAGCGCGGCCACCGCACCGCCGACCTCGCGCGGCCCGGCGAGGCCTCGATCTCGACGGCCGAGATGGGCGACGCCGTGGTGGCGGCGCTGGACGAGGCGGCCTGA
- the lpdA gene encoding dihydrolipoyl dehydrogenase, giving the protein MAEIAAKVLVLGGGPGGYVAAIRAGHHGLGTVLVEDTKVGGTCLNVGCIPSKALIHAADEYALAVARAAGSPFGLSTGAPALDFARTVAWKDGLVARLNSGVASLLKKNGVKILRGRGTLLDGKTCRVDTDVGADTVRAEHVVIATGSRAAELPGLPFGGAVISSTEALSLPEVPRRLAVVGAGYIGAELGLAFAKMGAAVTIVEAADRILPSYDADLVRPVRRGLDAHGVAVMLDARAAGLDGGALLVDAPDGRRRVPADRVLVAVGRRPKTAGWGLERLDLDMEGPFIRVDERCATSMRGVWAVGDVTGEPMLAHRAMAQGETVADVIAGRRRAFDRRVIPSVVFTDPEVVSAGLSPAEAAAAGHEVKVGLFPFAANGRAMTLEGEDGFVRIAARADNHVVLGIQAVGRGVAEMAAAFGLAIEMGARLEDVAGTVHAHPTLGEAFQEASLRALGEALHI; this is encoded by the coding sequence ATGGCCGAGATCGCCGCCAAGGTCCTGGTGCTGGGCGGGGGGCCGGGCGGCTACGTGGCGGCCATCCGCGCCGGCCACCACGGGCTGGGCACGGTGCTGGTCGAGGACACCAAGGTCGGCGGCACCTGCCTCAACGTCGGCTGCATCCCGTCCAAGGCCCTGATCCACGCCGCCGATGAATACGCGCTCGCCGTCGCCCGCGCGGCGGGATCGCCCTTCGGGCTGTCCACCGGCGCCCCGGCGCTCGACTTCGCCCGCACCGTGGCCTGGAAGGACGGGCTCGTGGCGCGGCTGAACAGCGGCGTCGCCTCGCTCCTGAAGAAGAACGGCGTCAAGATCCTGCGCGGCCGCGGCACCCTGCTGGACGGCAAGACCTGCCGCGTCGACACCGACGTCGGGGCCGACACGGTGCGGGCCGAGCACGTCGTGATCGCGACGGGGTCGCGCGCCGCCGAGCTGCCGGGCCTGCCCTTCGGCGGCGCCGTGATCTCGTCGACGGAGGCGCTGTCGCTGCCGGAGGTGCCGCGGCGGCTCGCCGTGGTGGGGGCCGGCTACATCGGCGCGGAACTCGGGCTCGCCTTCGCCAAGATGGGCGCGGCCGTGACGATCGTGGAGGCGGCGGACCGCATCCTGCCGTCCTACGACGCCGATCTCGTCCGCCCCGTGCGGCGCGGGCTCGACGCCCACGGCGTCGCGGTGATGCTGGACGCGCGGGCCGCGGGGCTCGACGGCGGCGCGCTGCTGGTGGACGCCCCCGACGGGCGCCGGCGCGTGCCGGCCGACCGCGTGCTCGTCGCGGTGGGGCGGCGGCCGAAGACCGCGGGCTGGGGGCTGGAGCGGCTCGACCTCGACATGGAGGGGCCCTTCATCCGCGTCGACGAGCGCTGCGCCACCTCGATGCGCGGCGTGTGGGCGGTGGGCGACGTCACCGGCGAGCCCATGCTGGCGCACCGTGCCATGGCGCAGGGCGAGACGGTGGCGGACGTGATCGCGGGCCGACGCCGCGCCTTCGACCGGCGGGTGATCCCGTCGGTGGTCTTCACCGACCCGGAAGTGGTGTCGGCGGGGCTGTCGCCGGCCGAGGCCGCGGCGGCCGGCCACGAGGTCAAGGTCGGGCTGTTCCCCTTCGCAGCCAACGGGCGGGCGATGACGCTGGAAGGCGAGGACGGCTTCGTGCGGATCGCGGCGCGGGCCGACAACCACGTCGTTCTGGGCATCCAGGCGGTCGGGCGAGGCGTGGCCGAGATGGCGGCGGCCTTCGGGCTGGCGATCGAGATGGGCGCGCGGCTGGAGGACGTGGCCGGCACGGTCCACGCCCATCCGACGCTGGGCGAGGCGTTTCAGGAGGCGAGCCTGCGGGCGCTGGGGGAGGCGCTGCACATCTGA
- a CDS encoding DUF6894 family protein codes for MPLYYIDLYDNETLARDEFGLELDSLYEAREQAIALLPDLARQGLPDGDSHDYTAVVRCREGRVRYEATLSLRGTWIEAPAYPPTGETSATHH; via the coding sequence ATGCCGCTGTACTACATCGATCTGTACGACAACGAGACGCTCGCCCGGGACGAGTTCGGGCTGGAGCTCGACAGCCTCTACGAGGCGCGCGAGCAGGCCATCGCGCTGCTGCCCGACCTCGCCCGCCAGGGCCTGCCGGACGGCGACAGCCACGATTACACGGCCGTGGTGCGCTGCCGGGAGGGCCGCGTCCGCTACGAGGCGACGCTGTCGCTGCGCGGCACCTGGATCGAGGCGCCGGCCTACCCGCCGACCGGCGAAACCTCAGCGACCCACCACTGA
- a CDS encoding aspartate aminotransferase family protein produces MPSSAAALAPQAEIPNDLEAFWMPFTPNRSFKKNPRMITRAKGMFYYTPDGRAVTDGTAGLWCTNAGHNREPIVAAIQAQAAELDYAPAFQFGHPKAFSVASRIAALAPADLDHVFFANSGSEAVDTALKIALAYHNVAGRGGRTRLIGRERGYHGVGFGGISVGGIVSNRKQYGTLLSGVDHLPHTYSREHQAFTKGEPEWGAHLADELERIVMLHDASTVAAVIVEPMAGSTGVLPPPKGYLQRLRAICDRHGILLIFDEVISGFGRLGHAFAAERYGVVPDMICFAKGVTSGTVPMGGVVVRKPIYDAFMRGPEHVIELFHGYTYSAHPLACAASLAALDVYRDEDLFGRALRLEPVWAEAIHGLRGLPNVLDIRTVGLVAAIDLASRPDAVGARAYEAMDRAFREHDLMVRITGDTIALTPPLIISETEIGDIADKLKTLLSTLR; encoded by the coding sequence ATGCCCTCCTCCGCCGCCGCCCTGGCCCCGCAGGCCGAGATCCCCAACGATCTCGAAGCCTTCTGGATGCCGTTCACGCCGAACCGCTCCTTCAAGAAGAACCCGCGCATGATCACGCGGGCCAAGGGCATGTTCTACTACACGCCGGACGGCCGCGCCGTGACGGACGGCACCGCGGGCCTGTGGTGCACCAACGCCGGCCACAACCGCGAGCCCATCGTGGCCGCCATCCAGGCGCAGGCGGCCGAGCTCGACTACGCCCCCGCGTTCCAGTTCGGGCACCCCAAGGCCTTCTCGGTCGCGTCCCGCATCGCGGCGCTCGCGCCCGCCGACCTCGACCACGTGTTCTTCGCCAACTCCGGCTCGGAAGCCGTCGACACGGCGCTGAAGATCGCCCTCGCGTACCACAACGTCGCCGGCCGGGGCGGCCGCACCCGCCTCATCGGCCGCGAGCGCGGCTACCACGGCGTGGGCTTCGGCGGCATCTCGGTCGGCGGCATCGTGTCGAACCGCAAGCAGTACGGCACGCTGCTCAGCGGCGTCGACCACCTGCCCCACACGTACAGCCGCGAGCACCAGGCCTTCACCAAGGGCGAGCCGGAGTGGGGCGCCCACCTCGCCGACGAGCTCGAGCGCATCGTCATGCTGCACGACGCCTCGACCGTCGCGGCCGTGATCGTGGAGCCGATGGCGGGCTCGACCGGCGTGCTGCCGCCGCCCAAGGGCTACCTGCAGCGGCTGCGCGCCATCTGCGACCGGCACGGCATCCTGCTCATCTTCGACGAGGTGATCTCGGGCTTCGGCCGCCTCGGCCACGCCTTCGCGGCCGAGCGCTACGGCGTCGTGCCGGACATGATCTGCTTCGCCAAGGGCGTCACCTCCGGCACGGTGCCGATGGGCGGCGTCGTGGTGAGGAAGCCCATCTACGACGCCTTCATGCGCGGGCCCGAGCACGTCATCGAGCTGTTCCACGGCTACACCTATTCGGCGCATCCGCTGGCCTGCGCGGCCTCCCTGGCGGCGCTCGACGTGTACCGGGACGAGGACCTGTTCGGCCGCGCGCTGAGGCTGGAGCCGGTGTGGGCCGAGGCGATCCACGGGCTGCGCGGCCTGCCCAACGTGCTCGACATCCGCACGGTCGGGCTCGTCGCGGCGATCGACCTCGCGTCGCGGCCGGACGCGGTCGGGGCCCGCGCCTACGAGGCGATGGACCGCGCCTTCCGCGAGCACGACCTGATGGTCCGCATCACCGGCGACACGATCGCGCTGACCCCGCCGCTCATCATCTCCGAGACCGAGATCGGCGACATCGCCGACAAGCTGAAGACGCTGCTGTCGACCCTGCGCTGA
- a CDS encoding GtrA family protein, with the protein MTAAALGRAGGGSPRQFLRFCCVGGAGFCVDALALMLLVRAAGLDPITARIPSAAVAILTTFELNRRWAFRGAGARRYGAALLAYAGVQSLGLACNVAVYTGCYLLLPPPLGAPLVCLVAASAAALLVNYAGASRVVFRREA; encoded by the coding sequence GTGACGGCCGCCGCGCTCGGCCGCGCCGGAGGGGGAAGCCCGCGCCAGTTCCTGCGCTTCTGCTGCGTCGGCGGCGCCGGCTTTTGCGTCGACGCGCTGGCGCTGATGCTCCTCGTCCGCGCCGCCGGTCTCGACCCGATCACGGCGCGCATCCCGTCGGCGGCCGTCGCCATCCTGACGACCTTCGAGCTGAACCGGCGCTGGGCCTTCCGCGGCGCGGGCGCCCGGCGCTACGGCGCGGCGCTGCTCGCCTACGCCGGGGTGCAGAGCCTCGGCCTCGCCTGCAACGTCGCCGTCTACACCGGCTGCTACCTCCTCCTCCCGCCCCCGCTCGGCGCCCCGCTGGTCTGCCTCGTGGCGGCCTCGGCGGCCGCGCTGCTCGTGAACTACGCCGGGGCGAGCCGGGTGGTGTTCCGCAGGGAGGCGTGA
- a CDS encoding organic hydroperoxide resistance protein, translating into MPVEAKYKTSATATGGGRDGRTTLEDKTMDLQLTVPKELGGPGGDGANPEKLFALGYAACYLGAMRVGSQQTGIKIPQGSTVKADIGIGPRSEGGFGITTDLEVYLPGLSKEDAEKLAEATHGICPYSNAIRGNVALNTKVRT; encoded by the coding sequence ATGCCAGTCGAAGCCAAGTACAAGACCTCCGCCACGGCCACGGGCGGCGGCCGCGACGGCCGCACCACGCTGGAAGACAAGACCATGGACCTCCAGCTGACCGTGCCGAAGGAGCTCGGCGGCCCGGGCGGCGACGGCGCCAACCCGGAGAAGCTCTTCGCGCTCGGCTACGCGGCCTGCTACCTCGGCGCCATGCGGGTCGGCTCGCAGCAGACCGGCATCAAGATCCCGCAGGGCTCGACCGTGAAGGCCGACATCGGCATCGGCCCGCGCTCCGAGGGCGGCTTCGGCATCACGACCGACCTCGAGGTGTACCTGCCCGGCCTCTCCAAGGAGGATGCCGAGAAGCTCGCCGAGGCGACCCACGGCATCTGCCCCTATTCCAACGCCATCCGCGGCAACGTCGCGCTGAACACCAAGGTCCGCACCTGA
- a CDS encoding dihydrolipoamide acetyltransferase family protein produces MATRSVRLPDIGEGVAEAEVVEWHVKVGDAVREDQVLAAVMTDKATVEIPSPADGTVTALGVEAGTVLAVGSELVRLEVGAPEPPADGPAAPAVPAPPRPPERTRGHMEAPPARAPTPEVRPAPPRFSATPPARAPRAPGERPLASPALRRRALDLGVDLRQLRGTGPAGRITHDDLDAYLRGPAVPASAPGRAENHAVEDVRVMGLRRRIARAMAESTRRVAHFSYVEEVDVTALEELRASLNARYAGARPKLTPIPFLVAALVRVLPDFPGLNAHYDDEAEVVHRFGGVHVGIAAQTPGGLLVPVLRHAEARGLWEIAGEVRRLAEAARDGTASKGELSGSTITVTSLGALGGIASTPVVNRPEVAIVGVNRQVLRPVWRDGGVVPRLMMNLSSSFDHRVVDGHDAASFIQAVKALLEVPALLFMEG; encoded by the coding sequence GCACGTCAAGGTCGGCGACGCAGTGCGCGAGGACCAGGTGCTCGCCGCCGTGATGACCGACAAGGCGACGGTCGAGATCCCGTCGCCCGCCGACGGCACCGTCACGGCGCTGGGTGTCGAGGCCGGCACGGTGCTGGCGGTCGGCTCCGAGCTGGTGCGGCTGGAGGTGGGCGCGCCCGAGCCGCCCGCCGACGGCCCGGCGGCCCCCGCCGTGCCGGCCCCTCCGCGCCCGCCGGAGCGCACCCGGGGGCACATGGAGGCGCCGCCCGCGCGGGCGCCGACGCCCGAGGTCCGGCCCGCGCCGCCGCGGTTCTCCGCCACCCCTCCAGCGAGAGCGCCCCGCGCGCCCGGCGAGCGCCCGCTCGCCTCGCCCGCCCTGCGGCGCCGCGCGCTGGACCTCGGCGTCGACCTGCGCCAGCTCCGCGGCACCGGCCCCGCGGGCCGCATCACCCACGACGACCTCGACGCTTACCTCCGCGGCCCGGCCGTGCCCGCCTCCGCCCCCGGCCGGGCCGAGAACCACGCGGTCGAGGACGTGCGCGTGATGGGGCTGCGCCGCCGCATCGCCCGCGCCATGGCGGAATCGACGCGCCGCGTCGCCCATTTCTCCTACGTCGAGGAGGTGGACGTCACCGCGCTGGAGGAGCTGCGGGCCTCGCTCAACGCCCGCTACGCCGGCGCGCGGCCGAAGCTGACGCCGATCCCCTTCCTGGTGGCCGCGCTGGTGCGGGTCCTGCCGGACTTCCCCGGCCTCAACGCCCATTACGACGACGAGGCCGAGGTGGTGCACCGCTTCGGCGGCGTCCACGTCGGCATCGCGGCGCAGACGCCGGGCGGGCTCCTCGTCCCCGTGCTGCGCCACGCGGAGGCGCGGGGCCTGTGGGAGATCGCGGGCGAGGTCCGCCGCCTCGCCGAGGCCGCCCGCGACGGCACGGCCTCGAAGGGCGAGCTGTCGGGCTCCACCATCACGGTCACCTCGCTCGGCGCGCTCGGCGGCATCGCCTCGACGCCGGTCGTGAACCGGCCCGAGGTGGCGATCGTCGGCGTGAACCGGCAGGTGCTGCGGCCGGTGTGGCGGGACGGCGGGGTGGTGCCGCGGCTGATGATGAACCTGTCGTCGTCCTTCGACCACCGCGTGGTCGACGGCCACGACGCCGCGTCCTTCATCCAGGCCGTGAAGGCGCTGCTGGAGGTGCCGGCGCTGCTGTTCATGGAAGGCTGA
- the hisS gene encoding histidine--tRNA ligase produces the protein MTDLTKPRLPRGLADRGPADLAATARITAAIRDTYELYGFEAVETPFIEYTDALGKFLPDLDRPNAGVFSFKDDDDQWLSLRYDLTAPLARSVAERYDALPKPYRSYRSGPVFRNEKPGPGRFRQFIQFDADTVGSASVAADAEMCIMAADTLERLGIARTDFAVKVNDRKVLDGVMELIGLGGEADAGRRLTVLRAVDKLDRLGPAGVEALLGAGRRDDSGDFTKGAGLPPDAIARVLAFTAARGATAADTVANLRDAVAGSARGEEGVAELAEIARLVEAAGRSDCVVIDPSVVRGLEYYTGPVFEAELLFTVTGEDGEPIRFGSVGGGGRYDGLVARFRGEPVPATGFSVGVSRLVAALKAVRSPLVGTAQPRGPVVVAVLDKGEMARYQGLVTRLRAAGIASELYLGASGMNAQLKYADKRNSACAVLQGSNERDAEGGPVVMIRDLVLGAELAKGSKDRSDYLELRQRAQFPVAEDAMVEAVREVLARHGD, from the coding sequence ATGACCGACCTCACCAAGCCCCGCCTGCCCCGCGGCCTCGCCGACCGCGGGCCCGCCGACCTCGCCGCGACCGCCCGCATCACGGCGGCGATCCGCGACACCTACGAGCTCTACGGCTTCGAGGCGGTGGAGACGCCCTTCATCGAATACACGGACGCGCTCGGCAAGTTCCTGCCCGACCTCGACCGCCCCAACGCCGGCGTCTTCTCCTTCAAGGACGACGACGACCAGTGGCTGTCGCTGCGCTACGACCTGACGGCCCCGCTCGCCCGCTCGGTGGCGGAGCGCTACGACGCGCTGCCTAAGCCCTACCGCTCCTACCGCTCGGGCCCGGTGTTCCGCAACGAGAAGCCCGGTCCCGGCCGCTTCCGCCAGTTCATCCAGTTCGACGCCGACACGGTGGGCTCCGCCTCCGTCGCGGCCGACGCCGAGATGTGCATCATGGCAGCCGACACGCTGGAGCGGCTCGGCATCGCGCGCACCGACTTCGCCGTGAAGGTCAACGACCGCAAGGTGCTCGACGGCGTCATGGAGCTGATCGGCCTCGGCGGCGAGGCCGACGCGGGCCGGCGCCTCACCGTGCTGCGCGCGGTCGACAAGCTCGACCGGCTCGGGCCCGCGGGCGTGGAAGCGCTGCTCGGCGCCGGGCGCCGCGACGACTCCGGCGACTTCACCAAGGGCGCGGGCCTGCCGCCCGACGCCATCGCGCGCGTGCTCGCCTTCACGGCCGCGCGGGGCGCCACCGCGGCCGACACGGTCGCGAACCTGCGCGACGCGGTCGCGGGCTCGGCGCGGGGCGAGGAGGGCGTCGCCGAACTCGCCGAGATCGCGCGGCTCGTCGAGGCCGCCGGCCGCTCGGATTGCGTGGTGATCGACCCCTCGGTCGTGCGCGGCCTCGAATATTACACCGGCCCGGTCTTCGAGGCCGAGCTGCTGTTCACCGTCACGGGCGAGGATGGCGAGCCGATCCGCTTCGGCTCGGTCGGCGGCGGCGGCCGCTACGACGGGCTCGTGGCGCGCTTCCGCGGCGAGCCGGTGCCGGCGACCGGCTTCTCGGTCGGCGTGTCGCGCCTCGTCGCGGCCCTCAAGGCCGTGCGCAGCCCGCTCGTCGGCACGGCGCAGCCCCGCGGCCCCGTGGTGGTGGCGGTGCTGGATAAGGGGGAAATGGCCCGCTACCAGGGCCTCGTGACGCGGCTGCGCGCGGCCGGCATCGCGTCCGAGCTCTACCTCGGCGCCTCGGGCATGAACGCCCAGCTCAAATACGCCGACAAGCGCAACAGCGCCTGCGCGGTGCTGCAGGGCTCGAACGAGCGCGACGCCGAGGGCGGCCCCGTGGTGATGATCCGCGATCTCGTGCTCGGCGCCGAGCTCGCCAAGGGCTCCAAGGACCGCTCCGATTACCTGGAGCTGCGCCAGCGCGCGCAGTTCCCCGTGGCCGAGGACGCCATGGTGGAGGCCGTGCGCGAGGTGTTGGCGCGTCACGGAGATTGA
- a CDS encoding Ohr family peroxiredoxin, which translates to MAIASIKPLFTTKSVATGGRNGVSKADDGSVSVTLSVPKEMGGPGKPGTTTPEHLFATGYAACFCGALDFAAKQAKKDATGAEVTCAVSIGPREGGGFGLAVRMTVVDGKIPTAELKELVEQAHTVVCPYSHATRDNVDVQFDVQGA; encoded by the coding sequence ATGGCCATCGCCAGCATCAAGCCGCTCTTCACGACCAAGTCCGTCGCCACGGGAGGCCGCAACGGCGTCAGCAAGGCCGACGACGGCAGCGTGTCGGTGACGCTGTCCGTGCCGAAGGAGATGGGCGGCCCCGGCAAGCCCGGCACCACCACGCCCGAGCACCTCTTCGCCACCGGCTATGCCGCCTGCTTCTGCGGCGCGCTCGACTTCGCGGCCAAGCAGGCCAAGAAGGACGCCACCGGCGCCGAGGTCACCTGCGCGGTGTCGATCGGCCCGCGCGAGGGCGGCGGCTTCGGCCTCGCGGTGCGTATGACCGTGGTGGACGGCAAGATCCCCACCGCCGAGCTGAAGGAGCTGGTCGAGCAGGCCCATACCGTGGTCTGCCCCTACTCCCACGCGACGCGCGACAACGTCGACGTCCAGTTCGACGTCCAGGGCGCCTGA